A DNA window from Drosophila sechellia strain sech25 chromosome X, ASM438219v1, whole genome shotgun sequence contains the following coding sequences:
- the LOC6620790 gene encoding serine/threonine-protein phosphatase 2A 56 kDa regulatory subunit epsilon isoform isoform X1 — MNNFDHSRLTDSDVSPCKIRKLSNSLSKKQAVTELFSSFVKTHNFCPNLDVQRIHKIIVVKLVERLESKDANDRKFMQGILRRIYLKCINLRPFIRSQYNDVFFRFIFEKNDFLCIAEILDTYYDIIMGFTQPVETEHEQLLFKILLPLHKPPSLPEYFNQLIKCVIALLIQNPSFIEKYLKGLLRIWPKTSITKVTFFLNEIGRILLIKDEQEVKKVLPMVFNHISKCLCNESTKVRIDRIEPTNCITSNITSQISEYTLRLWENYKVLKVIDRNHELIIPIVCPHLLRILIRHLGTPMQSHVSIVLCYLLKMNNTLFRRMTSMCMCVKEPKNAKSSILLEHII, encoded by the exons ATGAATAACTTTGACCACTCTCGACTCACCGACAGCGATGTTAGTCCGTGCAAAATTCGAAAACTGAGCAACTCGTTGTCCAAGAAGCAGGCAGTCACAGAGCTATTCTCCAGTTTCGTGAAAACGCATAATTTTTGTCCCAACCTCGATGTTCAGAGGATTCATAAAATAATTGTCGTGAAG TTAGTGGAACGCTTAGAAAGTAAGGATGCTAATGATCGCAAATTTATGCAGGGTATATTGCGCCGCATCTATTTAAAGTGCATCAACTTGCGTCCATTTATTCGCAGTCAGTACAACGATGTATTCTTTCGATtcattttcgaaaaaaatgACTTTCTTTGCATCGCAGAAATTCTGGACACTTACTATGA TATAATCATGGGATTTACTCAACCAGTTGAAACCGAACACGAGCAACTGCTCTTTAAGATACTTTTGCCTTTGCACAAGCCACCATCGCTACCAGAGTATTTCAATCAGCTGATAAAATGCGTTATCGCACTCCTTATCCAAAATCCATCTTTCattgagaaatatttaaaaggtCTTCTACGTATCTGGCCGAAGACGTCCATTACCAAGGTGACTTTCTTTCTAAACGAGATTGGCAGAATTCTGCTTATAAAAGATGAGCAAGAGGTCAAGAAAGTCCTGCCGATGGTGTTCAATCATATTTCCAAATGCCTGTGCAATGAAAGCACTAAGGTAAGAATCGACCGAATTGAACCTACAAATTGTATTACTAGTAATATTACCTCTCAGATATCTGAGTACACTCTTCGTTTGTGGGAAAACTATAAGGTCTTGAAGGTTATAGATCGAAACCACGAGCTCATCATACCCATCGTATGTCCACACCTATTACGCATATTGATCCGTCATTTGGGAACACCAATGCAATCGCATGTCTCCATTGTTTTATGTTATTTACTAAAAATGAACAACACGCTGTTTAGAAGAATGACTTCTATGTGTATGTGCGTCAAAGAACCGAAGAACGCCAAGAGTTCTATACTACTTGAGCATATTATATAA
- the LOC6620790 gene encoding serine/threonine-protein phosphatase 2A 56 kDa regulatory subunit epsilon isoform isoform X2: MNNFDHSRLTDSDVSPCKIRKLSNSLSKKQAVTELFSSFVKTHNFCPNLDVQRIHKIIVVKLVERLESKDANDRKFMQGILRRIYLKCINLRPFIRSQYNDVFFRFIFEKNDFLCIAEILDTYYDIIMGFTQPVETEHEQLLFKILLPLHKPPSLPEYFNQLIKCVIALLIQNPSFIEKYLKGLLRIWPKTSITKVTFFLNEIGRILLIKDEQEVKKVLPMVFNHISKCLCNESTKISEYTLRLWENYKVLKVIDRNHELIIPIVCPHLLRILIRHLGTPMQSHVSIVLCYLLKMNNTLFRRMTSMCMCVKEPKNAKSSILLEHII, translated from the exons ATGAATAACTTTGACCACTCTCGACTCACCGACAGCGATGTTAGTCCGTGCAAAATTCGAAAACTGAGCAACTCGTTGTCCAAGAAGCAGGCAGTCACAGAGCTATTCTCCAGTTTCGTGAAAACGCATAATTTTTGTCCCAACCTCGATGTTCAGAGGATTCATAAAATAATTGTCGTGAAG TTAGTGGAACGCTTAGAAAGTAAGGATGCTAATGATCGCAAATTTATGCAGGGTATATTGCGCCGCATCTATTTAAAGTGCATCAACTTGCGTCCATTTATTCGCAGTCAGTACAACGATGTATTCTTTCGATtcattttcgaaaaaaatgACTTTCTTTGCATCGCAGAAATTCTGGACACTTACTATGA TATAATCATGGGATTTACTCAACCAGTTGAAACCGAACACGAGCAACTGCTCTTTAAGATACTTTTGCCTTTGCACAAGCCACCATCGCTACCAGAGTATTTCAATCAGCTGATAAAATGCGTTATCGCACTCCTTATCCAAAATCCATCTTTCattgagaaatatttaaaaggtCTTCTACGTATCTGGCCGAAGACGTCCATTACCAAGGTGACTTTCTTTCTAAACGAGATTGGCAGAATTCTGCTTATAAAAGATGAGCAAGAGGTCAAGAAAGTCCTGCCGATGGTGTTCAATCATATTTCCAAATGCCTGTGCAATGAAAGCACTAAG ATATCTGAGTACACTCTTCGTTTGTGGGAAAACTATAAGGTCTTGAAGGTTATAGATCGAAACCACGAGCTCATCATACCCATCGTATGTCCACACCTATTACGCATATTGATCCGTCATTTGGGAACACCAATGCAATCGCATGTCTCCATTGTTTTATGTTATTTACTAAAAATGAACAACACGCTGTTTAGAAGAATGACTTCTATGTGTATGTGCGTCAAAGAACCGAAGAACGCCAAGAGTTCTATACTACTTGAGCATATTATATAA
- the LOC6620792 gene encoding uncharacterized transmembrane protein DDB_G0289901, producing MRLFVTLCSLLVLSQAKPQGYNYGSGVSGSLTRSGSSGGSSGGFLTAPSHSSVSSYGPLGAFQTASVGSLVGSSSAPHSVSHYGGGNGATYSTGGHGATYSTGGNGATYSTGGSSNYGGSSFTGFGPSPNIGFGTLAGYQAPTYQQQQEQEVQRGFQEPIIHKQFFTVAAPEEHENLERSKHLVIGRPQKNYRVVFIKAPSSSNANVKLSAEYAPKEEKTVIYVLSKKDNQLEVNDIATPAPTVPSKPEVFFIKYKTDAEASHAQQQIQAEYDRIEGTSEHQDGGVAPAQSVVGILDGGAVGAASSGSSHYVSGGTGSTGGTAHYVSGGTGATGGSYTTTSLSGGTSGGITGGVISGGTIIKNAQSATYLPPNGK from the exons ATGCGTCTATTTGTG ACACTTTGCTCTCTGCTGGTTCTTAGCCAAGCCAAGCCCCAGGGCTATAACTACGGCAGCGGAGTGTCTGGTTCTTTGACCAGGTCCGGTTCCAGTGGAGGATCCAGCGGCGGTTTCCTGACGGCTCCCAGCCACTCCTCGGTGTCTTCCTATGGACCACTGGGCGCTTTCCAGACCGCCAGCGTTGGCTCCCTGGTGGGCAGCTCCTCTGCCCCCCATTCGGTGAGCCACTATGGTGGTGGTAATGGAGCCACCTACTCGACTGGTGGACATGGAGCCACCTACTCGACTGGAGGAAATGGAGCCACCTACAGCACTGGCGGCTCTTCCAACTACGGCGGTAGCTCCTTCACTGGATTTGGACCCTCGCCCAATATTGGATTCGGTACTCTGGCCGGCTATCAGGCACCCAcctaccagcagcagcaggagcaggaggtcCAGCGTGGCTTCCAGGAGCCCATCATCCACAAGCAGTTCTTCACCGTTGCCGCACCCGAAGAGCATGAGAATCTGGAGCGCTCCAAGCATCTGGTGATTGGACGCCCGCAGAAGAACTACCGTGTGGTATTCATTAAGGCCCCATCCTCAAGCAATGCCAACGTCAAGCTGTCCGCCGAATATGCACCCAAGGAGGAGAAGACCGTCATCTATGTGCTCAGCAAGAAGGACAATCAGCTGGAGGTCAACGATATTGCCACGCCCGCACCCACGGTGCCCAGCAAGCCGGAGGTCTTCTTCATCAAGTACAAGACCGACGCCGAGGCGTCTCATGCCCAGCAGCAGATTCAGG CCGAATACGACAGGATCGAGGGAACCTCAGAGCACCAGGATGGTGGTGTGGCCCCCGCTCAGTCGGTTGTTGGCATTTTGGATGGTGGTGCTGTTGGTGCCGCAAGCTCTGGCAGCTCTCACTACGTTTCCGGAGGCACTGGCTCCACTGGCGGCACCGCTCACTACGTTTCCGGTGGCACTGGAGCCACCGGTGGCAGCTACACTACGACCTCGTTGTCCGGCGGCACCTCTGGCGGAATCACCGGAGGAGTCATCTCCGGTGGCACCATTATCAAGAATGCCCAGAGTGCCACCTATCTGCCACCCAATGGCAAATAG